One segment of Proteus appendicitidis DNA contains the following:
- a CDS encoding lysis protein, producing the protein MKRNVLLIIVAVVMGLLLIFKFDALLTENSQLKGDNLALKQNVISHKNAIEHYQKELTRLSELDKQHTKALTDAKNDISRLNDELRNNTKRVYIKADCPNPDNHTTATAGMGNATPARLTKTAQQDYLRLLEMMAENKAQTEYLIDYTNRLLQYINELNHEKACKPA; encoded by the coding sequence ATGAAAAGGAACGTACTGCTTATTATTGTCGCGGTCGTGATGGGCTTGCTACTGATATTTAAGTTTGATGCCTTGCTCACTGAGAATAGCCAGCTTAAGGGTGACAACCTCGCCCTTAAGCAAAATGTTATCAGTCATAAAAATGCTATTGAGCACTATCAGAAAGAACTTACTCGTTTATCAGAACTGGATAAACAACACACAAAGGCGCTAACCGATGCAAAAAATGATATTAGCCGGCTTAATGATGAGTTGCGCAATAATACTAAACGGGTGTACATCAAAGCCGATTGCCCCAACCCCGATAATCACACCACCGCCACCGCCGGCATGGGTAATGCAACCCCCGCAAGACTTACCAAAACAGCTCAACAAGATTATTTACGTCTCCTCGAAATGATGGCGGAGAATAAGGCACAAACGGAATATTTGATTGATTATACAAATCGATTATTGCAATACATCAATGAGTTAAACCATGAAAAAGCCTGCAAACCTGCGTGA
- a CDS encoding M15 family metallopeptidase: protein MPVSKFIFSQRSKNNLSGVNPLLVKIAYRALDISTADFAVIEGVRTLEKQKENVKKGVSKTLNSRHLTGDAIDILPSVIKPGMEWQPHFFEPILRAFKQAADEEGVTLRFGKNWKSDPSLPVETRFPDYPHIEIPR from the coding sequence TTGCCGGTGAGTAAATTTATCTTTAGTCAGCGCAGTAAAAATAATCTTAGTGGCGTTAACCCGCTGTTAGTGAAAATTGCTTATCGTGCGTTAGACATTTCTACGGCGGACTTTGCAGTGATTGAAGGTGTTCGCACACTCGAAAAGCAAAAAGAAAACGTCAAAAAGGGTGTTTCAAAAACATTAAACAGCCGTCATTTAACAGGCGATGCCATTGATATTTTACCTTCTGTGATTAAACCGGGAATGGAATGGCAACCACATTTCTTTGAGCCGATTTTAAGAGCCTTTAAACAAGCCGCAGATGAAGAGGGGGTAACATTGCGCTTTGGTAAAAACTGGAAAAGTGATCCCAGTTTACCCGTTGAAACCCGCTTTCCTGACTATCCTCATATTGAGATCCCACGATGA
- a CDS encoding phage baseplate assembly protein V, with protein MNIAELIRKIQNLIRTGVVIDVSAEKGCRVKTGDNETDWRPWLTARAGHSRSWWAPSVGEQVLLLSIGGDLTTSFVLPAIFSDDFSEPSTSLTAHRHEYEDGAVIEYEPATGALIVTGIKTAVIEANESVTVTSPDITCVATSKITLDTPTVICTNNLTTGSLTVQKGGTMTGDITHVGGQMSSNGVVVSTHTHGGVCTGDGNTGQPQ; from the coding sequence ATGAATATCGCAGAACTTATCCGAAAAATACAAAACTTGATCCGCACTGGCGTTGTGATTGATGTCAGTGCGGAAAAAGGCTGTCGAGTTAAAACGGGCGACAATGAAACCGACTGGCGCCCGTGGCTCACTGCGCGTGCGGGTCATTCGCGTTCATGGTGGGCGCCCAGTGTTGGCGAACAAGTGTTATTGCTGTCAATCGGTGGTGACTTAACCACCTCGTTTGTGTTACCGGCAATATTTAGTGACGATTTTTCAGAGCCATCAACCTCATTAACCGCCCACCGTCATGAGTATGAAGACGGTGCAGTAATTGAATATGAACCCGCAACCGGGGCGCTAATAGTCACGGGAATTAAAACTGCCGTGATTGAAGCCAATGAGTCGGTCACGGTCACATCACCCGACATTACGTGTGTAGCGACAAGCAAAATTACCTTAGATACCCCTACCGTTATTTGTACCAACAACTTAACCACGGGATCACTGACGGTACAAAAAGGCGGCACGATGACTGGCGATATTACCCATGTTGGTGGGCAAATGTCTTCTAACGGTGTGGTGGTTTCAACTCATACCCACGGTGGCGTGTGCACCGGTGATGGTAATACAGGACAACCGCAATGA
- a CDS encoding phage major capsid protein, P2 family, with protein sequence MKKETRFKFNAYMTQLGKIYGVSAQEFSDTKVPIEPSAAQKLETTIQQSAEFLTHINIVPVDEQVGEAIGLGIGSTIAGTTDTTAKDRETSDPIKLTKNSYLCQKTNYDTHLDYAKIDMWAKFTDFQTRIRDAIIRRQALDRIMIGFNGTHRADNSDRKKHPLLQDVNSGWLQKVRERAPEHVMGSITQDGTTTAKPVYVGKGRAYQNFDALVQDTIDKAIDPEYQDDTGLVVICGRKLLADKYFPLVNKDQNNSEKLAADTIISQKRIGGLPAVRAPFFPENAFFITRLDNLSIYFLADSRRRQVLDNAKRDRIENYESVNEDFVVEDFRGVALVENIVCEDAEETPPETTDVIAPENNTGTDNSAVTEETPAENKKAK encoded by the coding sequence ATGAAAAAAGAAACTCGTTTTAAATTTAATGCGTATATGACGCAACTCGGTAAAATTTACGGTGTTAGTGCCCAAGAGTTCAGCGATACCAAAGTACCGATTGAGCCGTCTGCGGCTCAAAAATTAGAAACTACGATCCAGCAATCGGCGGAGTTTTTAACGCACATTAATATTGTGCCGGTTGATGAGCAAGTCGGTGAAGCGATTGGTTTAGGCATCGGTTCGACTATCGCGGGAACCACTGACACAACAGCAAAAGACCGTGAAACAAGCGATCCGATTAAGCTGACAAAGAACAGCTATCTTTGCCAGAAAACCAATTACGACACCCACCTTGATTATGCAAAAATTGATATGTGGGCGAAGTTTACCGACTTTCAAACCCGTATCCGTGATGCGATTATCCGCCGTCAGGCATTAGACCGCATTATGATTGGTTTTAATGGTACGCACCGCGCCGATAACTCTGATCGTAAAAAACACCCCTTACTGCAAGATGTGAATTCAGGTTGGTTACAAAAAGTCCGTGAACGTGCCCCTGAACATGTGATGGGCAGTATCACGCAAGACGGTACAACAACAGCCAAACCGGTTTATGTTGGTAAAGGGCGCGCGTATCAAAATTTCGATGCGTTAGTACAAGACACCATTGATAAGGCAATTGATCCAGAATATCAGGACGATACCGGTCTTGTTGTGATTTGTGGGCGTAAATTGTTAGCAGATAAATACTTCCCACTGGTCAATAAAGACCAAAACAACAGCGAAAAGTTAGCTGCCGATACCATTATCAGTCAGAAACGTATTGGCGGTTTGCCGGCTGTACGTGCGCCGTTCTTTCCTGAAAATGCCTTTTTTATTACTCGTCTTGATAATTTGTCGATTTATTTCCTTGCAGATTCTCGTCGTCGCCAAGTGCTGGATAATGCAAAACGCGATCGCATCGAAAACTACGAGTCAGTCAATGAAGATTTCGTGGTTGAAGATTTCCGCGGTGTGGCATTGGTTGAAAATATCGTTTGCGAAGATGCCGAAGAAACACCACCCGAAACCACTGACGTTATCGCGCCTGAAAATAACACTGGTACAGACAACAGCGCAGTAACAGAAGAAACACCGGCTGAAAATAAAAAGGCGAAATAA
- a CDS encoding baseplate assembly protein yields MPTINLSQLTPPDVIESLDAEQLLRERKTALIASMPTHLRDAVANTLSLESEPLTKLLEENVYRELLLRQRINESARAVMVAYAKGADLDQLAANYNLSRLVLRPVNNKTIPPTPAILESDDDLRLRIPAAFEGLSVAGPVGSYEFHARSADGRVSDVSAISPTPANVTISVLSREGDGTASEELLRIVEHALNDEDVRPVADRIKVQSAKIIPYQIDATLFLFPGPESEPIRKEANQRLTQYITEQHRLGRDIRLSAIYAALHVEGVQRVELKQPTKDVVLDKTQASYCTQSTLTIGGSDE; encoded by the coding sequence ATGCCTACGATTAATTTAAGTCAATTAACACCGCCCGATGTGATTGAGTCGTTAGATGCAGAACAATTATTACGTGAACGTAAAACAGCATTGATTGCCTCGATGCCAACGCATTTACGTGATGCGGTGGCTAACACGTTATCGTTAGAGTCTGAACCACTGACGAAGCTGTTAGAAGAAAACGTCTATCGTGAATTACTATTACGCCAACGTATTAATGAGTCGGCACGTGCGGTGATGGTGGCGTATGCGAAAGGGGCAGATTTAGATCAGTTAGCCGCGAATTATAATTTATCGCGCTTAGTGTTACGCCCCGTCAATAACAAAACTATTCCGCCCACGCCAGCGATTTTAGAATCTGACGATGATTTGCGTTTACGCATTCCCGCCGCTTTTGAGGGGCTAAGTGTTGCGGGTCCGGTGGGCAGTTATGAATTTCATGCCCGTAGTGCCGATGGTCGGGTGTCCGATGTGTCCGCGATCAGTCCAACACCGGCAAATGTCACTATTTCCGTGTTATCTCGTGAGGGTGACGGCACTGCATCGGAAGAATTACTGCGCATTGTTGAGCACGCGTTAAACGATGAAGATGTGAGACCGGTTGCTGACCGCATAAAAGTACAATCCGCAAAAATTATCCCTTATCAAATTGATGCGACGTTATTTCTCTTTCCGGGACCCGAATCGGAGCCGATACGCAAAGAAGCAAATCAACGTCTGACGCAATACATTACAGAGCAACACCGCTTAGGGCGTGATATTCGTTTGTCAGCGATTTATGCCGCATTGCATGTGGAAGGTGTGCAACGAGTAGAATTAAAGCAACCCACCAAAGATGTGGTACTGGATAAAACTCAAGCCTCGTATTGCACTCAAAGCACTTTAACCATTGGTGGTTCGGATGAATAG
- a CDS encoding phage tail protein translates to MSAKFFALLTVIGANKLAKATALGTTLKITQMAVGDGGGTLPTPDTQQTKLVGEKRRAGLNTLFVDPKNDSQIIAEQVIPENEGGYWIREIGLFDDEGSLIAVGNCPETYKPQLQEGSGRTQTIRMILTVSHTESVELKVDPSVILATRESVNDAIETASKSILDTVKKEYATKEDVKKKFDNSNVVHEVGASKEKVISQKGVTDLFQPKGTYPTASEMNVELNKKVDKASVSQQLGNDVNKVPSLDLVTKELGKKQASGNYADKLSTQTQVFNGATSATGSSSVTFRGNSVDLIVSNTVVLFKTKIGDANNEIALPNNSGTLALAGESYTKSQSDGRYQPTGNYALAGTSYTKIESDAKYQLKGNYSLIGDSYTKNESDSKYQQKGNYADKSSTQTQVFNSATSATGSSSVTFRGNSVDLIVSNTVVLFKTKIGDANNEIALPNNSGTLALAGESYTKSQSDGRYQPIGDYALKSELNDIELVPHPIPWSLSTAPTGYLICQGQTFNKTTYPKLATAYPSGKLPDLRGEFIRGSDADRGVDSGRVVLSTQPGNSLLSTNMLNNDSPVAKEYQQKVEWIGSSGTNNQGGYGIFQQIEGANGNETRPRNIAFLYIVRAA, encoded by the coding sequence ATGAGCGCTAAATTTTTTGCCTTATTAACGGTGATTGGTGCCAATAAATTGGCAAAAGCCACGGCACTAGGCACCACCTTAAAAATCACCCAAATGGCTGTGGGTGACGGTGGCGGAACGTTACCCACACCCGATACACAACAAACTAAACTCGTCGGTGAGAAACGCCGGGCGGGATTAAATACCTTATTTGTTGATCCGAAAAACGACAGCCAGATTATCGCTGAACAGGTTATACCTGAAAACGAAGGTGGTTACTGGATACGTGAGATTGGTTTATTTGATGATGAAGGCAGTTTAATTGCCGTAGGTAATTGCCCTGAAACCTATAAGCCACAATTGCAAGAGGGAAGCGGACGAACACAGACTATCCGCATGATATTAACCGTTAGTCATACCGAATCCGTTGAGTTAAAGGTTGATCCCTCGGTGATATTGGCGACTCGTGAATCTGTCAATGATGCCATTGAAACAGCATCAAAATCTATTTTAGACACTGTTAAAAAAGAATATGCAACAAAAGAAGATGTTAAAAAGAAATTTGATAACAGTAATGTTGTGCATGAAGTAGGTGCGTCAAAAGAAAAAGTTATTAGTCAAAAGGGAGTGACAGACTTATTTCAACCCAAAGGAACATACCCAACAGCATCAGAAATGAATGTTGAGCTTAATAAAAAAGTGGATAAAGCTAGCGTTTCTCAGCAGTTGGGAAATGATGTTAATAAAGTACCTAGTCTTGATTTAGTAACGAAAGAATTAGGTAAAAAGCAAGCGTCCGGCAACTACGCGGATAAATTATCTACTCAAACTCAGGTTTTTAATGGTGCAACTAGTGCAACGGGGAGTTCATCTGTCACATTCAGAGGAAACTCTGTCGATTTAATTGTGAGTAATACTGTTGTTTTATTTAAAACTAAAATTGGGGATGCTAATAACGAGATAGCCTTACCTAACAACTCAGGAACATTGGCTCTTGCGGGTGAGAGCTACACAAAATCGCAATCTGACGGACGATATCAACCAACGGGTAATTATGCGCTAGCTGGAACTTCATACACAAAAATAGAATCAGACGCTAAATACCAATTAAAGGGTAACTATTCTTTGATAGGTGATAGCTATACAAAAAATGAGTCAGATAGTAAATATCAACAGAAAGGGAATTACGCGGATAAATCATCTACTCAAACTCAGGTTTTTAATAGTGCAACTAGTGCAACGGGGAGTTCATCTGTCACATTCAGAGGAAACTCTGTCGATTTAATTGTGAGTAATACTGTTGTTTTATTTAAAACTAAAATTGGGGATGCTAATAACGAGATAGCCTTACCTAACAACTCAGGAACATTGGCTCTTGCGGGTGAGAGCTACACAAAATCGCAATCTGATGGACGATATCAACCAATAGGTGATTATGCGCTAAAATCAGAACTTAATGATATTGAGCTGGTTCCCCACCCTATCCCTTGGTCATTATCCACAGCACCTACTGGTTATCTAATTTGCCAAGGGCAGACATTTAATAAGACAACATATCCAAAACTAGCTACCGCATATCCGTCTGGTAAATTACCTGACTTGCGTGGTGAGTTTATCCGGGGATCAGATGCGGATAGAGGTGTCGATTCAGGTCGAGTCGTATTGTCCACACAGCCGGGTAACAGCTTGTTATCAACAAATATGCTTAATAACGACAGTCCAGTTGCCAAGGAGTACCAGCAAAAGGTTGAGTGGATCGGTAGTTCTGGCACCAATAACCAAGGTGGTTATGGAATATTTCAGCAAATAGAAGGCGCTAACGGTAACGAAACTCGTCCACGTAATATTGCATTTCTATACATAGTGAGAGCAGCATAA
- a CDS encoding phage virion morphogenesis protein, with protein MNADDFSPLTQALATMLAKASPNERKKLAREIARDLRKSNLQRIRAQKNPDGTAFTKRKASTVTVLRGMKFVWKGQPRSLKNWRLRKTKKGEVITGYDLEKRAERSFYKRDILRFIEVKKDKISTSKPNKQTRMFKRLATARYLRMSANDKGVSLSFAPQVAGIAAVHHYGLKERVRGKSLEIQYPERKLLGFSPADIKHIENQLLEFLSR; from the coding sequence ATGAACGCCGATGATTTCAGCCCGTTAACCCAAGCGTTAGCCACCATGTTGGCAAAAGCGTCACCCAATGAGCGCAAAAAGCTAGCCCGTGAAATTGCCCGTGATTTACGCAAAAGCAATTTACAACGTATTCGTGCGCAAAAAAATCCCGATGGAACCGCATTCACCAAACGTAAAGCCTCAACGGTTACCGTATTGCGAGGAATGAAATTTGTCTGGAAAGGGCAACCCCGCAGTTTAAAAAATTGGCGATTGCGTAAAACGAAAAAGGGCGAAGTGATCACCGGCTACGATTTAGAAAAGAGAGCCGAACGTAGTTTTTATAAGCGCGATATTTTGCGTTTTATTGAAGTGAAAAAAGACAAAATCAGTACGTCAAAACCCAATAAACAGACTCGCATGTTTAAGCGTTTAGCCACCGCCCGTTATTTGCGCATGTCAGCAAATGATAAAGGTGTCTCCCTCTCTTTTGCCCCTCAAGTCGCGGGCATTGCTGCGGTGCATCATTACGGTTTAAAAGAGCGAGTGCGGGGCAAGTCATTAGAAATTCAATACCCTGAACGAAAGCTATTAGGCTTTTCACCGGCGGATATTAAACATATTGAAAATCAATTACTGGAATTCCTTTCCCGTTAA
- a CDS encoding GPO family capsid scaffolding protein has translation MSKKSKPVRLCVEGATTDGRRVDREWLTQIAKNFDPAVYGARVNVDHYNYSWAPRFGDVESVYTEEIKEGALAGKLALYGVINPTPDLIELNKKRQKVYTSVEINPSFSDTGEAYLVGLAVTDNPASLGTEMLQFSASAQSSPFSERKQSKDNVFTAAEETHLEFTDEKPESDKPGLFSVIKEMFSKKQHSDDARFTDVHQAVELCAQEVQTLSTEITALKSADQSEAVKALTQQLTELKNQFENTDASFSHRPPATGGENNGEVLTDC, from the coding sequence ATGTCGAAGAAATCAAAACCGGTTCGTCTTTGTGTTGAAGGGGCGACAACGGACGGGCGTCGAGTTGACCGCGAATGGTTAACCCAAATTGCGAAAAACTTTGATCCCGCGGTTTATGGTGCGCGGGTCAATGTCGATCACTATAACTATTCATGGGCACCACGCTTTGGTGATGTGGAATCGGTGTATACCGAGGAAATCAAAGAAGGGGCACTGGCAGGTAAGTTGGCATTATACGGTGTGATCAATCCGACACCTGATTTAATTGAACTCAATAAAAAACGTCAAAAAGTTTATACCTCTGTTGAAATTAACCCGAGTTTTTCAGATACCGGTGAAGCCTATCTGGTCGGTCTTGCAGTGACCGATAACCCCGCGAGTTTAGGCACTGAAATGTTGCAATTTAGTGCCAGTGCACAAAGTAGCCCATTTTCAGAGCGCAAACAAAGCAAAGATAACGTCTTTACTGCCGCAGAAGAAACGCATCTCGAATTTACTGACGAAAAGCCAGAGAGCGATAAGCCGGGTCTTTTTAGCGTCATTAAAGAGATGTTTTCTAAAAAGCAACACAGTGATGATGCACGATTTACCGATGTGCATCAGGCGGTAGAGCTGTGCGCCCAAGAAGTGCAAACCCTTTCAACAGAAATTACCGCATTAAAAAGCGCAGACCAAAGCGAGGCGGTAAAAGCGCTCACGCAACAACTCACGGAATTAAAAAACCAATTTGAAAATACAGACGCCTCGTTCTCACATCGTCCGCCGGCAACGGGTGGCGAAAATAACGGCGAAGTGCTGACGGATTGCTAA
- a CDS encoding phage tail protein — MKKPANLRDTLIKKVAYLGENPDRLYTFIDGGAIVATGARSQSYEYQYNLNIIIDDYPGDQDVLMAVIIGWIEKHQPDIFLNPDKRQSHFTFDAFIDSHQTASISIDLKLTERVLVNVQADKLVVGAIEEPADPFEIWESVAHERR, encoded by the coding sequence ATGAAAAAGCCTGCAAACCTGCGTGATACCTTAATTAAAAAGGTCGCTTATTTAGGCGAAAATCCCGATAGGCTCTACACCTTTATTGATGGTGGGGCGATTGTGGCAACCGGTGCCCGTAGTCAATCTTATGAGTATCAATACAATCTCAATATTATTATTGATGATTATCCCGGTGACCAAGATGTGTTAATGGCGGTGATCATTGGTTGGATTGAAAAACATCAGCCTGATATTTTCCTCAATCCCGATAAACGCCAAAGTCATTTTACCTTTGATGCCTTTATTGATAGTCACCAAACCGCCAGTATCAGCATTGATTTAAAGCTGACTGAGCGTGTCCTCGTTAATGTGCAAGCGGATAAACTCGTTGTCGGTGCCATTGAAGAGCCGGCTGATCCGTTTGAAATTTGGGAGAGTGTGGCTCATGAACGCCGATGA
- the gpM gene encoding phage terminase small subunit translates to MALSPWEKHRMSLSAQHSTQLGGHVSRNTKGYHMMLLRLATDKKELKHFQSRERKEAYKRKILANYQPWVDGALSGGSGVQDDVLMTILLWKIDAGDYEGALDIAVYALANRLVIPGVNRTTGTVIAEEIADSAMRAYAVKLPVSLATLERTRALTDDEDMPDEVRAKLYKILGLVLRDNNRPQESYCVLSRALELNINVGIKTELKQLDKVLKAQRDAEKAL, encoded by the coding sequence ATGGCGTTATCTCCGTGGGAAAAACACCGCATGAGCCTAAGTGCGCAACACTCCACTCAATTGGGTGGGCATGTTAGTCGCAATACGAAAGGCTATCACATGATGCTGTTACGTCTTGCGACAGATAAAAAAGAGCTAAAACATTTTCAGTCACGCGAACGCAAAGAAGCTTATAAACGCAAGATATTAGCCAATTATCAGCCGTGGGTTGATGGGGCGTTGTCCGGTGGTAGCGGTGTGCAAGATGATGTCTTAATGACGATTTTGCTGTGGAAAATTGATGCGGGTGATTATGAGGGGGCGTTAGATATTGCCGTTTATGCATTAGCTAACCGTTTAGTGATCCCCGGTGTTAACCGCACCACGGGCACCGTGATTGCCGAAGAAATTGCCGATTCGGCAATGCGAGCGTATGCCGTGAAATTACCAGTATCTTTAGCAACGTTAGAGCGTACACGCGCCCTTACTGATGATGAAGATATGCCCGATGAAGTGAGAGCAAAACTCTATAAAATCTTAGGGTTAGTGCTACGCGATAATAATCGACCACAAGAAAGCTACTGCGTATTAAGTCGAGCATTAGAGTTAAACATAAATGTCGGGATTAAAACCGAATTAAAGCAACTCGATAAAGTGCTCAAAGCCCAGCGTGACGCTGAAAAAGCATTGTGA
- a CDS encoding GPW/gp25 family protein yields MNYLGMNSQTGERITDIEHVRQSVRDIFNTPIGSRLMRREYGSLLADLIDGPVNAKMRLQLMSACYTAVYRWEPRIVMTAIDIHSQQEQVIVDITGYYAHNQQPINFSLPVT; encoded by the coding sequence ATGAACTATCTCGGCATGAACAGCCAAACCGGTGAACGTATTACCGATATTGAGCATGTTCGCCAGTCGGTGAGAGATATTTTTAACACCCCCATTGGTAGCCGATTGATGCGCCGTGAATATGGCAGTTTGCTTGCCGACTTAATTGACGGTCCTGTTAACGCCAAGATGCGACTGCAATTAATGTCGGCATGTTACACCGCGGTTTATCGTTGGGAACCTCGTATAGTAATGACCGCTATTGATATTCATAGCCAACAGGAACAGGTGATTGTGGATATCACCGGCTATTACGCCCATAACCAACAACCGATTAATTTCTCTCTACCGGTGACATAA
- a CDS encoding phage tail protein I, protein MNSLLPSGSSPLEKAAAIACQSLQTLPVPLRQLWNASTCPVDLLPYLAWAWSVDRWDENWSESVKRQVVRDSMFIHRHKGTIGALKRVVEPLGYIIKVTEWWQTDDPPGTFRLDVGVQENGITQEIYDELERLIADARPVSRHLLGLSINLDSQGEFYLSAATFSGDELTVYPYFAEEITVSGAPLTAVGVHIIDKVEVVHER, encoded by the coding sequence ATGAATAGCTTGTTACCATCAGGCAGTAGCCCATTAGAAAAGGCTGCAGCCATTGCCTGTCAATCCTTGCAGACGTTGCCCGTGCCTTTACGCCAATTATGGAACGCTAGTACATGCCCCGTTGATTTATTGCCATATCTTGCATGGGCTTGGTCAGTGGATCGATGGGATGAAAACTGGTCGGAGTCTGTTAAGCGCCAAGTGGTACGGGATTCGATGTTTATTCACCGACACAAGGGAACCATTGGCGCACTTAAGCGTGTGGTCGAGCCGTTAGGTTACATCATCAAAGTCACTGAATGGTGGCAAACCGATGACCCGCCGGGCACATTTCGCCTTGATGTTGGGGTGCAAGAAAACGGCATTACTCAAGAAATTTATGACGAATTAGAGCGTTTGATCGCTGATGCACGCCCTGTTAGTCGGCATCTATTAGGGTTATCTATCAATCTTGATTCACAAGGTGAGTTTTATCTCTCTGCCGCCACCTTTAGCGGTGATGAGTTAACGGTTTACCCTTATTTTGCAGAAGAAATTACCGTGTCTGGTGCGCCATTAACGGCGGTCGGAGTACACATTATTGATAAAGTTGAGGTCGTACATGAGCGCTAA
- a CDS encoding tail protein X gives MRIYTQQGDTVDDICWRYFGQSSGMIEQVLEANPGLVEWGAILPTGTAIELPDTPQQHSTTPILQLWD, from the coding sequence ATGCGGATTTACACCCAACAAGGGGATACCGTAGATGATATTTGTTGGCGTTACTTTGGTCAGTCATCCGGCATGATTGAGCAAGTATTAGAGGCTAATCCTGGGCTGGTTGAATGGGGGGCAATCTTACCCACCGGCACTGCGATTGAGTTACCGGACACGCCCCAACAACACAGCACCACACCGATTTTACAACTTTGGGATTAA
- a CDS encoding phage holin family protein: MKKMPYKDPSNINWFTALLIAGMAVFGGIASYANKIVKGEPFRFAILLAQIVVSMFSGALILFGASYFQWQPEIAGGIAGMAGWMGSAFISAVGKLFLRKVAGE, from the coding sequence ATGAAGAAGATGCCCTATAAAGATCCAAGTAATATTAATTGGTTTACCGCCTTATTAATTGCCGGCATGGCGGTTTTTGGTGGTATTGCCAGTTATGCCAATAAAATAGTGAAAGGGGAACCGTTCCGCTTTGCCATTTTACTTGCGCAAATCGTTGTCTCTATGTTTTCAGGGGCATTGATTTTATTCGGTGCAAGTTATTTTCAGTGGCAACCTGAAATTGCCGGCGGTATAGCGGGCATGGCGGGCTGGATGGGGTCAGCATTTATTAGCGCAGTCGGAAAGTTATTCTTAAGGAAGGTTGCCGGTGAGTAA
- a CDS encoding head completion/stabilization protein, translated as MDYVSANPVPQKDETIKNNGFFPDIQTRDFQLQTRVDGTVTPERLKSTLLNAMIEVNRELYQWRIGQSAKTLKDVPAEQINGESELMVLYQRAVFCFAKASLIERYRDIDTTAQGNKKADTMTPVIDEVWRDGQWALQRIKGETHNTVELI; from the coding sequence ATGGATTATGTTTCTGCTAACCCTGTGCCACAAAAAGACGAAACCATTAAAAATAATGGCTTTTTCCCTGATATTCAAACTCGTGATTTTCAATTGCAGACTCGCGTCGATGGCACGGTGACACCGGAACGGCTGAAAAGCACGTTACTGAACGCCATGATTGAAGTGAATCGCGAGTTGTATCAGTGGCGCATAGGTCAATCTGCGAAAACATTAAAAGACGTGCCAGCCGAACAGATTAACGGTGAAAGTGAACTGATGGTTTTATATCAGCGTGCGGTGTTCTGTTTTGCAAAAGCCAGTTTAATCGAACGTTATCGCGATATTGATACCACCGCACAAGGTAATAAAAAAGCCGACACCATGACACCGGTGATTGATGAAGTGTGGCGTGATGGTCAATGGGCTTTACAACGTATCAAAGGGGAAACCCATAACACGGTGGAGCTTATCTAA